One window of the Thermodesulfomicrobium sp. WS genome contains the following:
- a CDS encoding FAD-dependent oxidoreductase, translating into MAEKIGVYFDEASLGGALDLAALMDGVRAKWGATCPVVKSHPQLASDEGRAMIQADIDAGTVDGVCICGSSPRVDWDIYRFPGVLVERVNLREQCVLCYQDPKGQPVVPGATPELLQKMATDYVNMGVVKLQKATQPGGGEIEAVRRVLVVGGGFAGLTAALDVASLGYEVVLVEKKDHLGGAAAEMYKTIPLTPPYTQAQPTGVEKKIAAVQASENITVLLGAQLKSLAGAPGQYTATIAVDGAERTEEVGAVVLATGWTPLDASYLKPLGYGRLKNVVTAWEFEAMAKAGAIVRKSDGAKPQKVLFLLGFGEALAPFAEKERAEAEAAAKKAESKEESDAPKTNFVKQLTYKHLPFTSELTSLTALKQAGYVREFLPESIAMIVYEHMMVPGVNELYYKAAQNDPGIMMTKGIVREVRDGGDGDVVVVLEDTLLGAKVEIEADLVVVPTGMVPTTALEPVLNLKYRQGPAFPDLQLFSGYADSNYICFPYETRRTGIYAAGAVRQPMTLALTETDAAGAALKAVQCLESANRGMAVHPRSGDLSFPKFNLLRCTQCKRCTEECPFGALDEDEKGNPMPNTSRCRRCGTCMGACPERVISFDNYNIDQIGSMIKQVDVPDDIETGGPRFLILACENDAYPALDIAALQGKSWSPYVRIIPVRCLGSVNTIWIADAMSKGTDGCLLLGCKYGEDYQCHFVKGSELCNRRMANIGETLGKLGIETERVQQLQVAIDDYAIVPELIDKFVSDIMKLGPNPFKGY; encoded by the coding sequence ATGGCTGAAAAAATTGGTGTATATTTTGATGAAGCCTCGCTGGGGGGAGCCCTGGATCTCGCCGCCCTCATGGATGGCGTGCGTGCCAAGTGGGGCGCCACCTGTCCTGTGGTGAAGTCGCACCCGCAGCTTGCCTCGGACGAAGGGCGGGCCATGATTCAGGCCGATATCGACGCCGGGACCGTGGACGGCGTGTGCATTTGTGGCTCTTCTCCGCGTGTGGATTGGGACATCTATCGCTTCCCTGGTGTGCTCGTGGAACGGGTGAACCTGCGGGAGCAATGCGTTTTGTGTTATCAGGACCCCAAAGGCCAGCCCGTGGTTCCGGGCGCCACTCCGGAACTCTTGCAGAAGATGGCCACCGACTATGTGAACATGGGCGTGGTCAAGCTCCAGAAGGCGACCCAGCCGGGAGGCGGCGAGATCGAAGCGGTGCGCCGCGTATTGGTCGTGGGCGGCGGCTTTGCCGGCCTGACGGCGGCCCTGGATGTGGCCTCGTTGGGCTATGAAGTGGTCCTGGTGGAAAAGAAGGACCACCTCGGCGGCGCGGCGGCGGAGATGTATAAGACCATCCCGCTGACCCCCCCGTACACGCAGGCACAGCCCACCGGGGTGGAGAAGAAGATCGCGGCAGTGCAGGCCAGTGAGAACATCACGGTACTGCTTGGTGCCCAGCTCAAGTCCTTGGCCGGTGCGCCGGGGCAGTACACGGCCACCATCGCCGTGGACGGCGCGGAGCGCACCGAAGAAGTCGGCGCAGTGGTGCTGGCCACGGGCTGGACGCCGCTGGATGCCAGCTACCTCAAGCCCTTGGGGTATGGTCGCCTCAAGAACGTGGTCACGGCCTGGGAATTCGAGGCCATGGCCAAGGCGGGCGCCATTGTGCGCAAGTCCGACGGCGCCAAGCCTCAAAAGGTGCTTTTCCTCTTGGGCTTTGGTGAGGCCCTGGCGCCGTTTGCGGAAAAAGAGCGCGCCGAAGCAGAGGCGGCGGCCAAGAAGGCTGAAAGCAAAGAAGAAAGTGACGCGCCCAAGACCAACTTCGTCAAGCAGCTCACCTACAAGCATTTGCCCTTTACCTCGGAGTTGACCTCGCTCACGGCCCTCAAGCAGGCCGGGTATGTGCGGGAGTTTTTGCCCGAGAGCATCGCCATGATCGTCTACGAGCACATGATGGTGCCGGGGGTGAACGAGCTGTACTACAAAGCCGCCCAGAATGATCCGGGTATCATGATGACCAAGGGCATCGTGCGCGAAGTGCGTGATGGCGGCGACGGCGATGTGGTGGTGGTCTTGGAGGACACCCTTTTGGGCGCCAAGGTGGAGATCGAGGCCGATCTGGTGGTGGTCCCCACAGGCATGGTGCCCACCACGGCCTTGGAGCCGGTGCTCAACCTCAAATACCGCCAGGGGCCGGCCTTCCCGGATCTGCAGCTCTTCAGCGGCTACGCCGACTCCAACTATATCTGCTTCCCGTACGAGACGCGGCGCACCGGCATCTATGCTGCCGGCGCGGTGCGGCAGCCCATGACCTTGGCCCTGACCGAGACCGATGCTGCCGGTGCGGCCCTCAAGGCGGTGCAGTGCCTGGAGTCCGCCAATCGCGGCATGGCGGTGCACCCGCGTTCGGGCGACCTGTCCTTCCCCAAGTTCAATCTGCTGCGTTGTACCCAGTGTAAGCGTTGCACTGAGGAATGTCCCTTCGGCGCCTTGGATGAGGACGAAAAGGGCAATCCCATGCCCAATACCTCCCGGTGTCGGCGCTGCGGCACCTGCATGGGCGCATGTCCCGAGCGCGTCATCTCCTTTGACAACTACAACATCGATCAGATCGGCTCCATGATCAAACAGGTGGATGTGCCGGACGACATCGAGACCGGCGGCCCGCGTTTCCTCATCCTGGCCTGCGAGAACGACGCCTACCCGGCCCTGGATATCGCTGCCCTGCAGGGGAAATCCTGGAGCCCGTACGTGCGCATCATCCCGGTGCGCTGCCTTGGCTCCGTGAACACCATCTGGATCGCGGACGCCATGTCCAAAGGCACCGACGGCTGCCTGCTTCTTGGTTGTAAGTACGGCGAGGACTACCAATGCCACTTCGTCAAGGGTTCGGAGTTGTGTAACCGCCGCATGGCCAACATCGGTGAGACCCTGGGCAAGTTGGGCATCGAGACCGAGCGCGTGCAGCAGCTTCAGGTGGCCATTGACGACTACGCCATCGTCCCCGAACTGATTGATAAGTTCGTGAGTGATATCATGAAGCTCGGTCCCAACCCGTTCAAGGGCTACTAG
- the qmoC gene encoding quinone-interacting membrane-bound oxidoreductase complex subunit QmoC, with the protein MSKTVRIEPNVQFVKELQEVGGEDLKKCYQCATCSVACPMSPADNPYPRKEMIWAQWGLKDKLLNDIDIWLCHNCGTCSDLCPRGAKPGDLLAALRNMTYRKLVPPAIIGEWMSSPKHLPILAGIPAVIFGIVWMIRAAMVGSFFPVTEEGKIVYGNLFPGDFTIDPIFGLTALFVLICFAVGVRNLIEGFKSTVTDTFVIGYKKPTIKEAIIDAIKYEVLQHTRFKDCIDEPADEERVKGHLLLFYGFVACFIVTSIVAVAHWGGKIVHFLEPIGHTPMPLWSPVKILANVGAVLLLTGLTLLTRRRLNLERRKSRSNYYDWYLLGVIWAVTLTGIGSEVFRLAAVAPLAFFTYYLHLVSIFMLIAYLPWSKLGHLVYRTTALIYARYVGRLPIGEKLIEDEKVFVI; encoded by the coding sequence ATGTCCAAAACGGTACGCATCGAACCCAATGTGCAATTCGTCAAGGAATTGCAGGAGGTGGGAGGCGAGGACCTCAAGAAGTGCTACCAGTGCGCCACGTGCTCGGTAGCCTGCCCCATGTCTCCTGCGGATAACCCCTACCCGCGCAAAGAGATGATCTGGGCGCAGTGGGGGCTCAAAGACAAGCTCTTGAACGACATCGACATCTGGCTGTGCCACAATTGCGGCACCTGTTCGGATCTGTGTCCTCGCGGGGCCAAACCCGGTGACCTGCTCGCTGCCTTGCGCAACATGACCTACCGCAAGCTGGTGCCGCCGGCCATCATCGGGGAGTGGATGAGCTCGCCCAAGCATCTGCCGATCCTGGCAGGCATCCCGGCGGTCATCTTCGGCATCGTCTGGATGATCCGCGCCGCCATGGTGGGGAGCTTCTTCCCGGTGACGGAGGAAGGCAAGATCGTGTACGGGAACCTCTTCCCCGGCGATTTCACCATCGATCCCATCTTCGGCCTCACCGCCCTTTTTGTGCTCATCTGCTTTGCCGTGGGGGTCCGCAACCTTATCGAGGGGTTCAAGAGCACGGTGACGGACACCTTTGTCATCGGCTACAAAAAGCCCACCATCAAAGAGGCCATCATCGATGCCATCAAGTATGAGGTGCTCCAGCATACGCGCTTCAAAGATTGCATCGACGAGCCTGCGGATGAGGAGCGGGTCAAAGGCCATTTGCTCTTGTTCTACGGCTTTGTGGCCTGCTTCATCGTCACCTCCATCGTGGCCGTGGCCCATTGGGGCGGTAAGATCGTGCACTTCTTGGAGCCCATTGGGCACACCCCCATGCCTTTGTGGAGCCCGGTGAAGATCCTGGCCAATGTGGGGGCAGTGCTGCTTTTGACCGGTCTTACCTTGCTTACCCGCCGTCGCCTCAATCTCGAGCGTCGCAAGAGCCGCTCCAACTACTATGATTGGTATCTCTTGGGGGTGATCTGGGCGGTGACGCTGACAGGTATTGGCTCGGAGGTGTTCCGTCTGGCCGCCGTGGCCCCGCTTGCCTTCTTCACCTACTACCTGCATCTGGTGAGCATCTTCATGCTCATTGCCTATCTGCCGTGGTCCAAGCTGGGCCATTTGGTGTACCGGACCACCGCGCTCATCTATGCGCGGTACGTGGGCCGTCTGCCCATTGGCGAAAAACTCATCGAGGACGAGAAAGTCTTTGTCATTTAA
- a CDS encoding FeS-binding protein, with protein MKTSNPGTAPQAAMSTPPAWQRRLAAAVVFGLLFTGLAQMPIFKRYYLADVPGFAWTADFYATHRMHYALAALLLFWLSYRATFALAAWRRGWRPRRATVLKAALWLGIVATGLARVAKNTPGFFFSPTTTMLLDWLHLALPFVLAPVALLARRNRR; from the coding sequence ATGAAGACAAGTAACCCAGGGACTGCGCCGCAAGCCGCCATGTCTACGCCGCCCGCGTGGCAGCGGCGCTTGGCAGCGGCCGTTGTCTTCGGTCTGCTGTTTACTGGGCTGGCCCAGATGCCCATTTTCAAACGCTACTACCTGGCGGACGTGCCGGGCTTTGCCTGGACTGCGGACTTTTACGCCACCCACCGCATGCACTACGCGCTCGCCGCACTGCTGCTCTTCTGGTTGAGCTACCGGGCTACCTTTGCCCTTGCGGCGTGGCGCCGCGGATGGCGGCCCCGCCGGGCCACCGTGCTCAAGGCCGCCCTCTGGCTCGGCATCGTGGCTACGGGACTCGCCCGGGTAGCCAAGAACACCCCGGGGTTCTTTTTCTCGCCGACGACCACGATGCTTCTGGACTGGCTCCACCTCGCCCTGCCCTTTGTCCTCGCGCCGGTGGCGCTGTTGGCTCGGCGAAACAGGAGATAA
- a CDS encoding 4Fe-4S dicluster domain-containing protein, protein MGISRRTFFQWLGASAALSMLPGTSEAAAAGEELATMLDLSRCVGCGSCVEACREANQAKYPRPTQPFPKMYPQGRVQVADWSERRQVDDRLTPYNWLFIQTATGTYNDQPFEIHIPRRCLHCTNPPCANLCPWGAAFKQANGIVRINDQICLGGAKCKAVCPWHIPERQTGVGLYLDILPAYAGNGVMYKCDRCWNRIAEGALPACIEACPYDVQTIGPRQAIVEKAHQLAESMHGFLYGEHENGGTNTIYVSPVPFDVLNAAIATGPGRPHLQSVPNPFHEEERLTRAILAAPLAGIAAGALQILRATKEDSHEDK, encoded by the coding sequence ATGGGCATTTCCCGACGGACATTTTTTCAGTGGCTGGGGGCGAGCGCCGCGCTCTCGATGCTTCCTGGGACCAGCGAGGCCGCAGCAGCCGGAGAAGAACTCGCCACCATGCTCGACCTCTCTCGATGCGTGGGATGCGGCTCCTGCGTGGAGGCCTGCCGGGAGGCCAACCAAGCCAAATATCCCCGCCCTACCCAACCCTTCCCCAAGATGTACCCCCAAGGCCGGGTGCAGGTGGCGGATTGGTCCGAACGGCGCCAGGTGGACGACCGGCTCACGCCGTACAATTGGCTTTTCATCCAAACCGCCACCGGAACCTATAACGATCAGCCCTTTGAAATCCACATCCCCCGCAGGTGCCTGCACTGTACCAATCCCCCTTGCGCCAATCTGTGCCCGTGGGGTGCGGCCTTCAAGCAGGCCAATGGCATTGTGCGCATCAATGACCAGATCTGCCTCGGCGGCGCCAAGTGCAAAGCGGTGTGCCCCTGGCATATTCCCGAGCGCCAAACCGGCGTGGGGCTCTATCTCGACATCCTTCCTGCCTACGCCGGCAACGGGGTCATGTACAAATGCGACCGCTGCTGGAACCGCATTGCCGAAGGCGCGCTCCCGGCCTGTATCGAAGCCTGTCCCTACGACGTGCAAACCATCGGTCCCCGACAGGCCATTGTGGAAAAAGCGCACCAACTGGCCGAGTCCATGCATGGATTCCTCTACGGCGAGCACGAAAACGGCGGCACCAATACCATCTATGTCTCTCCAGTGCCCTTTGATGTACTCAATGCCGCCATCGCCACCGGACCAGGACGGCCCCACCTGCAGTCCGTGCCCAACCCGTTCCATGAGGAAGAACGCCTGACACGCGCCATCCTTGCCGCCCCCCTCGCCGGGATTGCCGCAGGCGCCCTGCAGATCCTGCGCGCCACCAAGGAGGATTCTCATGAAGACAAGTAA
- a CDS encoding cytochrome b/b6 domain-containing protein: protein MAKTKIYLYTRFERFWHWLQAIIIFVLLLTGFEVHGTYSLLGFHTAVRIHNAFGFGWVVLFAFIIFWVFTTGEWKQYIPTSKKLWEVVRYYTSGIFQGKPHPVQKTKEAKHNPLQRLTYLALTAVLLTLQMGTGLLYYLYNDWAVWGLTFLGLRTIALIHLACAFGILSFVIIHIYMTTTGHTLTSHIAAMISGWEEVDEHEVADWERAARR from the coding sequence ATGGCGAAAACCAAAATCTACCTCTACACACGCTTCGAACGCTTCTGGCACTGGCTGCAGGCCATCATCATCTTCGTCCTGCTCCTGACCGGATTCGAAGTCCATGGAACCTACAGCCTGCTCGGCTTCCATACTGCGGTACGGATCCACAACGCCTTTGGATTTGGCTGGGTGGTGCTTTTTGCCTTCATCATCTTCTGGGTCTTCACCACCGGAGAGTGGAAGCAGTACATTCCTACCAGCAAAAAGCTCTGGGAAGTCGTGCGCTACTACACCTCCGGCATCTTCCAGGGAAAACCCCACCCTGTGCAGAAGACCAAAGAAGCCAAACACAACCCGTTGCAGCGGCTGACCTACCTGGCGCTCACCGCAGTGCTGCTCACCCTGCAGATGGGCACCGGCCTTCTCTACTATCTCTATAACGACTGGGCCGTGTGGGGACTCACCTTCCTCGGCTTGCGAACCATTGCCCTCATCCACCTGGCCTGCGCCTTCGGCATCCTCTCCTTTGTCATCATCCACATCTACATGACCACCACCGGCCACACCCTCACCAGCCACATCGCGGCCATGATCAGCGGCTGGGAAGAGGTGGACGAACACGAAGTCGCGGATTGGGAACGGGCCGCCCGACGCTAG
- a CDS encoding tetrathionate reductase family octaheme c-type cytochrome, which translates to MLRPFVLILVLTWTASAWGAEADEQAPGRILARQATKEDPKAWITADHSQHPILKQPFTKPEEVTRACLSCHNQAGIQFHKTIHWTWADPADSRGITGKGRLTVNNFCIALGANEPRCTSCHAGYGWMNKNFDFSNVEAIDCLVCHEQTGTYVKFPTKGGYPATEPTPFEGKEILPPDYTKVAQSVGKPSRRNCGACHFYGGGGDGVKHGDLDSSMTNPNKALDVHMGLDGQNFTCSRCHSTRAHHIAGRVYATPAVTERKSLLEDDLAAKISCESCHGHTPHKAHAKANDHTDKVACQSCHIPTFARALPTKMHWDWSLAGDKERPIHKDAFGKDDYDPKKGSFVWRKNVPPYYAWYNGSIKGTTAKDPIDPTKPVRLSWPEGSPNDPKSRIFPFKIHTGRSPYDKVNKTMVIPKLFGPKGSGAYWADFDWGKAIALGQEYNGLPYSGQFDFVDTEYVFPITHMVAPKEQVLACTECHSAQGRLRHIQGVYMPARDRVQALDTGGWALVIISVIGVALHGLGRFIASLKR; encoded by the coding sequence ATGCTTCGTCCCTTCGTCCTGATTCTGGTCCTGACATGGACCGCCTCTGCCTGGGGGGCGGAGGCTGACGAACAGGCACCAGGCCGCATCCTGGCCCGCCAGGCCACCAAAGAGGATCCCAAGGCCTGGATCACCGCGGACCACTCCCAACACCCCATCCTCAAACAGCCATTTACCAAACCCGAGGAGGTCACCCGCGCCTGCCTCTCCTGCCACAACCAGGCCGGGATCCAATTCCACAAGACGATCCACTGGACATGGGCCGATCCGGCCGATTCGCGCGGCATCACGGGCAAAGGCCGCCTGACCGTCAACAACTTCTGCATCGCCTTGGGTGCAAACGAGCCGCGATGCACCTCCTGCCACGCCGGTTACGGCTGGATGAACAAAAACTTCGATTTCTCCAATGTGGAGGCCATCGATTGTCTCGTCTGCCACGAACAGACCGGGACCTACGTCAAGTTCCCCACCAAAGGCGGCTACCCCGCCACCGAACCCACGCCCTTTGAGGGCAAGGAAATCCTGCCACCGGACTACACCAAAGTGGCCCAGTCTGTGGGAAAACCCAGCCGCCGCAATTGTGGCGCTTGCCACTTCTACGGCGGTGGCGGAGACGGCGTGAAGCACGGCGACCTCGATTCTTCCATGACCAATCCCAACAAGGCCCTTGACGTCCACATGGGCCTCGATGGCCAAAACTTTACCTGCAGCCGCTGTCATTCCACCCGCGCCCACCACATCGCGGGCCGGGTGTATGCCACCCCGGCCGTTACGGAGCGCAAAAGTCTGCTCGAGGATGACCTTGCCGCCAAGATCAGCTGCGAGTCCTGCCACGGACACACGCCGCACAAGGCCCATGCCAAGGCCAACGACCACACCGACAAAGTGGCCTGCCAAAGCTGCCACATCCCCACCTTTGCCCGGGCGCTTCCCACCAAAATGCATTGGGATTGGTCCCTGGCCGGCGACAAGGAGCGTCCCATCCACAAGGATGCATTCGGCAAGGATGACTACGATCCCAAAAAAGGGAGCTTCGTGTGGCGCAAAAACGTTCCCCCTTACTACGCTTGGTACAACGGTTCCATCAAAGGCACCACAGCCAAGGACCCCATCGACCCCACGAAGCCCGTCCGCCTGAGCTGGCCTGAAGGCAGCCCCAATGACCCGAAATCCCGCATCTTCCCCTTCAAAATCCACACCGGCCGGAGTCCGTATGACAAGGTCAACAAAACCATGGTCATCCCCAAACTCTTTGGCCCCAAAGGCTCCGGGGCGTATTGGGCGGACTTCGACTGGGGCAAGGCCATCGCTCTTGGCCAGGAGTACAACGGCCTCCCCTACAGCGGACAGTTCGATTTCGTGGATACCGAATACGTCTTCCCCATCACCCACATGGTCGCGCCCAAGGAGCAGGTGCTTGCATGCACCGAGTGCCATAGCGCCCAAGGCCGCCTCCGCCATATCCAGGGGGTGTACATGCCCGCCCGCGATCGGGTGCAGGCATTGGATACCGGCGGTTGGGCACTGGTGATCATCTCGGTGATCGGCGTCGCGCTCCACGGCCTTGGCCGTTTCATCGCTTCTCTCAAGCGCTAG
- a CDS encoding methyl-accepting chemotaxis protein — MRARLLGMTAVLIASMLAAGIGSTPQLTLAGMFAALLMALEAAWAEGRGHRALAAALDALVREHTMPQGLRISPQLASALGQVENCLRMETGLRQGIIQGLPMPFLLVDPKERAVATNAATMEMLEIDTPPEAQLGRTLAEIFYNDPSRSTAVGKAMATGEVFRNLEVTIRGHKGSERHVLANVYPLYDSAGRLLGGMCIYLDMTEAKKASQRLREQHAALAELIAASTEVGATLASAAEELSAQIEEASAVARSQQQHSEAMATSTQQLASSARAIGANTRTAQDLGAATERKARDCAATLNEAQHAMDGVLGQANALRQGMHALAQQAMTIGSIIQVIEDIADQTNLLALNAAIEAARAGDAGRGFAVVADEVRKLAEKTVQATNDVRSSIAAVQHGVLANQKATDEAATTITQGSELVAHSQTMLAELTTQVTNIADYLGDIAMAAAQQAEASAGLDTIGRSLADSAQQSTTAMEESAKAVTSLAELAARIHSIIARMHEISRTA, encoded by the coding sequence ATGCGCGCACGTCTTCTTGGCATGACCGCCGTCCTCATCGCGAGCATGCTTGCAGCCGGAATCGGGTCCACCCCCCAACTCACCCTGGCCGGCATGTTTGCGGCCCTGCTGATGGCCCTGGAAGCCGCGTGGGCCGAGGGCCGAGGGCACCGTGCCCTTGCCGCGGCGCTGGACGCTCTGGTCCGCGAGCACACCATGCCTCAAGGGCTGCGGATTTCCCCGCAACTGGCCAGCGCCTTGGGCCAGGTGGAAAACTGCTTGCGCATGGAGACCGGACTCCGCCAAGGGATCATCCAGGGCCTGCCCATGCCGTTCCTTCTGGTGGACCCCAAAGAACGGGCCGTAGCCACCAATGCCGCCACCATGGAGATGCTCGAAATCGATACTCCGCCCGAAGCCCAGCTGGGCCGAACGCTCGCGGAGATCTTCTACAACGACCCGAGCCGCTCCACCGCCGTGGGCAAGGCCATGGCCACCGGAGAAGTCTTCCGCAACCTGGAGGTCACCATCCGCGGCCATAAGGGCAGCGAACGCCATGTGCTGGCCAATGTCTATCCTCTTTACGACAGCGCCGGCCGCCTGCTCGGCGGCATGTGCATCTATCTCGATATGACCGAGGCCAAAAAGGCCTCGCAGCGTTTGCGTGAGCAGCACGCCGCCCTTGCCGAGCTCATCGCAGCCTCCACCGAGGTGGGCGCCACCCTGGCTTCGGCCGCCGAGGAGCTTTCCGCCCAGATCGAAGAGGCCTCGGCCGTGGCCCGCAGCCAACAGCAGCACAGCGAGGCCATGGCGACATCCACGCAGCAACTGGCGAGCTCGGCCCGGGCCATCGGCGCCAATACCCGAACGGCCCAAGACCTGGGGGCCGCCACCGAGCGCAAGGCTCGAGACTGTGCCGCGACCCTGAACGAAGCCCAACACGCCATGGACGGCGTCCTCGGCCAGGCAAACGCCTTGCGTCAGGGCATGCACGCCCTGGCGCAGCAGGCCATGACCATCGGCTCCATCATCCAAGTCATCGAAGACATCGCGGATCAAACCAATCTGCTGGCGCTCAACGCAGCCATCGAAGCCGCCCGCGCCGGAGACGCCGGCCGAGGCTTTGCCGTCGTGGCGGACGAGGTGCGCAAGCTGGCGGAAAAAACCGTCCAGGCCACCAACGATGTGCGCAGTTCCATCGCGGCGGTGCAGCACGGGGTGCTCGCCAACCAAAAAGCCACCGACGAAGCCGCCACCACCATTACCCAAGGCTCCGAGCTCGTGGCCCACAGCCAAACCATGCTCGCCGAATTGACCACTCAAGTCACCAATATCGCTGATTATCTGGGCGACATCGCCATGGCGGCCGCCCAGCAAGCCGAGGCCAGCGCGGGACTCGACACCATCGGCCGCAGCCTTGCGGATTCGGCGCAGCAAAGCACCACCGCCATGGAAGAATCCGCCAAGGCAGTCACCAGCCTTGCAGAGCTGGCGGCACGCATCCACTCCATCATCGCCCGCATGCACGAAATCTCCCGCACCGCCTAA
- a CDS encoding ABC transporter ATP-binding protein — MALLRIENLRVRYGNVEALHGISLHVDEGEIVTILGANGAGKTTTLNAICGLVPVADGHIWLRDIPLHLLPAHAIVRHGITQSPEGRRVFATLSVEENLMLGAFTATDAKRVAATQEWIYRLFPRLEERRHQLAGTLSGGEQQMLAIGRALMAEPKLLLLDEPSLGLAPILVQSIFATIREINRSGVTVILVEQNARAALKLAHRGYVLEVGRVVLSDTAANLLANEEVQKAYLGGGHAAR, encoded by the coding sequence ATGGCCCTGCTGCGAATTGAAAACCTGCGCGTGCGCTACGGCAACGTGGAGGCCCTGCACGGCATCAGCCTCCACGTGGACGAGGGGGAAATCGTCACCATCCTCGGCGCCAACGGCGCGGGAAAGACCACGACCCTCAACGCCATCTGCGGCCTGGTCCCCGTGGCCGACGGCCACATCTGGCTGCGGGACATCCCGCTCCACTTGCTGCCTGCCCACGCCATCGTGCGCCATGGCATCACCCAAAGCCCGGAAGGCCGCCGCGTGTTCGCCACCCTCTCGGTGGAGGAGAACCTGATGCTCGGGGCCTTCACGGCCACGGACGCCAAGCGGGTGGCCGCCACCCAAGAGTGGATCTACCGGCTCTTTCCCCGCCTGGAGGAGCGCCGCCATCAATTGGCAGGGACCCTCTCCGGCGGCGAGCAGCAAATGCTGGCCATCGGCCGGGCGCTCATGGCGGAACCCAAGCTCCTGCTCTTGGATGAGCCAAGCCTCGGACTGGCCCCCATTTTGGTGCAGTCCATCTTCGCCACCATCCGGGAGATCAACCGCAGCGGCGTGACCGTCATCTTGGTGGAACAAAACGCCCGCGCGGCGCTGAAGCTCGCCCACCGCGGCTACGTCCTCGAAGTGGGACGCGTGGTCCTCTCGGATACCGCGGCCAATCTCCTGGCCAACGAAGAGGTGCAAAAGGCCTACCTCGGCGGCGGTCACGCCGCACGCTAA
- a CDS encoding ABC transporter ATP-binding protein, with amino-acid sequence MSLLQVENLTKSFGGLMAVSDVSFDVDEGAIVGLIGPNGAGKTTVFNLITGNYVPDSGSVRFRGHELVGKPIHAIVQAGIARTFQTIRLFQNMSVLENVLAGRHCRMRAGVFGAMLRTPTQRREEDEALARAMEELRFVGLAHEHDNLAGNLSYGNQRLLEIARALATDPQLIILDEPAGGMNDQETQDLVRLIYAIQARGITILLIEHDMSLVMRVCQKLIVLEHGAQIATGTPAEIQNHPRVIEAYLGVEDDEDGPAAN; translated from the coding sequence ATGAGCCTTTTGCAGGTCGAAAACCTTACCAAGAGTTTTGGCGGGCTCATGGCGGTGAGCGACGTCTCCTTCGACGTGGACGAAGGGGCCATCGTCGGGCTCATCGGGCCCAATGGCGCGGGCAAGACCACGGTCTTCAACCTCATCACCGGCAACTACGTTCCGGACTCCGGCTCCGTCCGTTTCCGCGGCCACGAGCTGGTGGGCAAGCCGATCCACGCCATCGTCCAGGCCGGCATTGCCCGCACCTTTCAGACCATCCGGCTCTTCCAGAACATGAGCGTGCTCGAAAACGTCCTGGCCGGGCGCCATTGCCGCATGCGCGCCGGCGTCTTCGGGGCCATGCTGCGCACCCCGACGCAACGTCGCGAGGAGGACGAAGCCCTGGCCCGGGCCATGGAGGAGCTGCGCTTCGTAGGCCTGGCCCACGAACACGACAACCTGGCCGGCAACCTCTCCTACGGCAACCAGCGCCTGCTGGAAATCGCCCGCGCCCTGGCCACAGACCCGCAGCTCATCATCCTCGATGAACCTGCAGGCGGTATGAACGACCAGGAGACGCAAGACCTGGTGCGCCTCATCTATGCCATCCAGGCGCGCGGCATCACCATCCTGCTCATCGAGCACGACATGAGCCTGGTGATGCGGGTATGCCAAAAGCTCATCGTTTTGGAGCACGGCGCGCAGATCGCCACCGGCACCCCGGCGGAGATCCAAAACCATCCCCGCGTGATCGAAGCCTATCTGGGCGTGGAGGACGATGAAGATGGCCCTGCTGCGAATTGA